The Euphorbia lathyris chromosome 2, ddEupLath1.1, whole genome shotgun sequence genome includes a window with the following:
- the LOC136218605 gene encoding translation initiation factor IF-2, chloroplastic isoform X1 — MGSMVVLVGSMPSLASLISLGSLSVGAATSSSSESSSSSSSYSLVRRVSLTKRSLRSGKRWHCVCKYSVTTTDFIAEQGNAVSLDSSNSSFRASCTDDADNEILLKPAPKPVLKSPSKGESLLGMSSVDLNPSRDVGSSNNSDDDEEQEMNKVIESLGEVLEKAEKLGTSKPNGLGNSSDNRKDSRNVNKITPSNLAINSRMAKPGSPAATQKTKTLKSVWRKGDTVAAVQKVVKEAPKINNKLVKEPISREETKPEHQPSVPVRPLQPPMRPQPKLQMKPSVAPPPTIKKPVILKDVGATQKPPVTDAADLSAKKNSGPILVDKFARKKPVVDPLIAQSVLTPTRPGKGPAPGRFRDRKKVSTGQRRRIVDDEIPDDETSELNVSIPGAARKGRKWSKASRKAARLQAAKEAAPVKVEILEVAEDGMSIEELAYNLAINEGEILGSLYSKGIRPDGVQTLDKDIVKMICKEYDVEVIEADPVRLEQMARKREILDEEDLEKLEERPPVLTIMGHVDHGKTTLLDYIRKSKVAASEAGGITQGIGAYKVLVPVDGKMRPCVFLDTPGHEAFGAMRARGARVTDIAIIVVAADDGIRPQTSEAIAHAKAAGVPIVIAINKIDKDGANPERVMQDLSSLGLMPEDWGGDIPMVKISALKGQNVDDLLETIMLVAELQELKANPHRNAKGTVIEAGLHKSKGSVATFIVQKGTLKRGDVVVCGEAFGKVRALFDDGGNRVDEAGPSTPVQVIGLSNVPIAGDEFEVVSSLDIAREKAEARAISLRDERISAKAGDGKVTLSSLGSAMSSGKLSGLDLHQLNIIMKVDVQGSIEAVRQALHVLPQANVTLKFLLQATGDVSASDVDLAIASEAIILGFNVKAPGSVKSYADNKGVEIRLYRVIYELIDDVRKAMEGLLEPIEEQETIGLAEVRAVFSSGSGRVAGCMVTDGKIEKGCGIKVVRKRKIVHTGVLDSLRRVKEIVKEVNVGLECGIGLEDYDNWEEGDTIEAFRTVEKKRTLEEASASMTAALEEAGINV; from the exons ATGGGTTCAATGGTGGTTCTTGTAGGAAGCATGCCGTCTTTGGCCTCTTTGATTAGCTTAggaagcttaagtgtgggagcaGCCACTTCCAGTTCTTCagagtcttcttcttcttcgtcttcaTATTCACTTGTTCGAAGAGTTTCTTTAACTAAACGGAGTCTTAGGAGTGGTAAGAGATGGCATTGTGTTTGTAAATATTCAGTTACTACTACAGATTTCATTGCTGAACAAGGTAATGCAGTATCCCTTGATTCTAGTAATAGTTCATTTAGAGCAAGCTGTACTGATGATGCTGACAATGAAATCCTACTTAAGCCTGCACCTAAGCCTGTGTTAAAGTCTCCTTCTAAAGGTGAATCCCTTTTGGGTATGAGCTCTGTTGATTTGAACCCTTCGAGGGATGTTGGGAGTTCTAATAAtagtgatgatgatgaagaacaaGAGATGAATAAGGTCATTGAGTCTCTTGGTGAGGTGTTGGAGAAAGCTGAAAAACTTGGAACTTCTAAACCCAATGGACTGGGTAATTCTAGTGATAATAGGAAAGACAgtagaaatgtaaataaaattacACCATCTAACCTGGCTATTAATTCGAGAATGGCAAAACCTGGGAGTCCAGCTGCTACTCAGAAAACTAAGACTTTGAAGAGTGTATGGCGGAAAGGAGACACTGTGGCAGCTGTGCAAAAAGTTGTGAAGGAAGCTCCTAAGATTAATAATAAACTAGTGAAAGAACCTATTTCAAGGGAAGAGACAAAGCCAGAACATCAGCCTAGTGTTCCTGTAAGACCGTTGCAGCCACCAATGAGACCTCAACCCAAGTTACAGATGAAGCCAAGTGTAGCTCCTCCCCCCACGATAAAGAAACCTGTTATCTTGAAGGATGTGGGAGCGACTCAAAAGCCACCAGTTACTGATGCAGCTGATTTGAGTGCTAAAAAAAACAGTGGACCAATTCTAGTTGACAAGTTTGCTCGGAAAAAGCCAGTTGTTGATCCTCTAATTGCTCAGTCAGTTTTGACACCCACAAGACCAGGAAAGGGCCCTGCCCCTGGAAGGTTCAGAGACAGGAAGAAAGTTTCAACAGGACAGCGAAGACGAATTGTTGATGATGAAATTCCTGATGATGAGACATCAGAGCTGAATGTCTCTATTCCGGGTGCAGCTAGGAAAGGGAGAAAATGGAGTAAAGCTAGTCGGAAGGCTGCTAGACTTCAGGCTGCCAAAGAGGCAGCCCCAGTCAAAGTAGAAATTTTGGAGGTTGCAGAAGATGGAATGTCAATTGAGGAGTTGGCCTACAACTTGGCCATCAATGAAGGTGAAATTCTTGGATCTCTGTACTCAAAGGGGATTAGGCCTGATGGAGTACAGACTTTGGATAAGGACATAGTAAAGATGATATGCAAGGAGTATGATGTTGAGGTCATAGAAGCTGATCCTGTTAGATTGGAACAAATGGCAAGGAAAAGGGAAATTCTAGACGAAGAGGATCTGGAAAAACTGGAAGAGAGGCCTCCTGTCCTTACTATAATGGGGCATGTAGATCATGGCAAG ACAACCTTACTGGATTACATTCGTAAAAGCAAG GTTGCTGCCTCAGAAGCTGGTGGGATTACTCAAGGAATTGGTGCATATAAAGTTCTGGTACCTGTTGATGGCAAGATGCGACCTTGTGTTTTCCTTGATACTCCTGGGCATGAG GCATTTGGAGCTATGAGAGCTCGTGGGGCCAGGGTAACAGATATTGCTATTATTGTGGTGGCAGCTGATGATGGAATTCGTCCTCAAACTAGTGAGGCCATAGCTCATGCCAAAGCAGCTGGAGTTCCCATTGTTATTGCTATAAATAAG ATTGATAAAGATGGAGCTAATCCAGAAAGAGTCATGCAAGACCTTTCTTCTCTTGGTCTCATGCCTGAAGATTGGGGTGGTGACATCCCAATGGTTAAG ATCAGTGCTCTCAAGGGGCAAAATGTTGACGATTTGTTAGAAACTATTATGCTTGTTGCCGAG TTACAAGAGTTGAAGGCTAATCCACATAGAAATGCGAAGGGTACAGTTATTGAGGCAGGTCTGCACAAATCTAAAGGATCTGTTGCTACATTTATTGTACAAAAGGGAACACTTAAAAGAGGGGATGTAGTGGTTTGTGGAGAAGCATTTGGAAAG GTGCGAGCTTTATTTGATGATGGGGGAAATCGGGTTGATGAGGCTGGCCCATCCACTCCCGTTCAG GTTATTGGATTGAGTAACGTACCAATCGCTGGTGATGAATTTGAGGTTGTTTCCTCCCTAGATATTGCGCGTGAAAAGGCAGAAGCACGTGCTATATCATTGCGGGATGAACGTATATCAGCAAAAGCTGGTGATGGAAAGGTCACACTTTCTTCCTTGGGATCGGCCATGTCATCAGGAAAGCTGTCTGGACTTGACTTGCACCAGTTGAATATAATTATGAAAGTTGACGTACAG GGATCTATTGAAGCTGTCAGACAAGCTTTACATGTGCTCCCTCAAGCTAATGTGACCTTGAAGTTTCTCTTGCAAGCAACTGGGGATGTGAGTGCAAGTGATGTTGATCTTGCCATAGCTAGTGAAGCTATCATTTTAGGATTTAATGTCAAAGCACCAGGTTCTGTCAAGAGTTATGCAGACAATAAAGGTGTTGAGATTCGGCTATACAGAGTCATCTATGAACTCATTGATGATGTGCGAAAAGCAATGGAAGGACTTCTGGAGCCTATTGAG GAACAAGAAACAATTGGCTTAGCAGAAGTTCGTGCTGTATTTAGCAGTGGCAGTGGTCGTGTTGCGGGATGCATGGTAACAGATGGGAAAATAGAGAAAGGCTGTGGGATTAAGGTTGTTCGAAAACGGAAGATAGTCCACACTGGTGTTCTTGATTCCTTGAGACGAGTTAAGGAAATTGTCAAAGAG GTAAATGTTGGACTAGAATGTGGTATAGGGTTGGAAGACTATGACAATTGGGAGGAAGGAGATACTATTGAGGCATTCAGAACAGTGGAGAAGAAGCGAACCCTAGAAGAGGCATCAGCTTCAATGACAGCTGCCCTGGAAGAAGCAGGGATTAACGTGTAA
- the LOC136218605 gene encoding translation initiation factor IF-2, chloroplastic isoform X2, producing the protein MPSLASLISLGSLSVGAATSSSSESSSSSSSYSLVRRVSLTKRSLRSGKRWHCVCKYSVTTTDFIAEQGNAVSLDSSNSSFRASCTDDADNEILLKPAPKPVLKSPSKGESLLGMSSVDLNPSRDVGSSNNSDDDEEQEMNKVIESLGEVLEKAEKLGTSKPNGLGNSSDNRKDSRNVNKITPSNLAINSRMAKPGSPAATQKTKTLKSVWRKGDTVAAVQKVVKEAPKINNKLVKEPISREETKPEHQPSVPVRPLQPPMRPQPKLQMKPSVAPPPTIKKPVILKDVGATQKPPVTDAADLSAKKNSGPILVDKFARKKPVVDPLIAQSVLTPTRPGKGPAPGRFRDRKKVSTGQRRRIVDDEIPDDETSELNVSIPGAARKGRKWSKASRKAARLQAAKEAAPVKVEILEVAEDGMSIEELAYNLAINEGEILGSLYSKGIRPDGVQTLDKDIVKMICKEYDVEVIEADPVRLEQMARKREILDEEDLEKLEERPPVLTIMGHVDHGKTTLLDYIRKSKVAASEAGGITQGIGAYKVLVPVDGKMRPCVFLDTPGHEAFGAMRARGARVTDIAIIVVAADDGIRPQTSEAIAHAKAAGVPIVIAINKIDKDGANPERVMQDLSSLGLMPEDWGGDIPMVKISALKGQNVDDLLETIMLVAELQELKANPHRNAKGTVIEAGLHKSKGSVATFIVQKGTLKRGDVVVCGEAFGKVRALFDDGGNRVDEAGPSTPVQVIGLSNVPIAGDEFEVVSSLDIAREKAEARAISLRDERISAKAGDGKVTLSSLGSAMSSGKLSGLDLHQLNIIMKVDVQGSIEAVRQALHVLPQANVTLKFLLQATGDVSASDVDLAIASEAIILGFNVKAPGSVKSYADNKGVEIRLYRVIYELIDDVRKAMEGLLEPIEEQETIGLAEVRAVFSSGSGRVAGCMVTDGKIEKGCGIKVVRKRKIVHTGVLDSLRRVKEIVKEVNVGLECGIGLEDYDNWEEGDTIEAFRTVEKKRTLEEASASMTAALEEAGINV; encoded by the exons ATGCCGTCTTTGGCCTCTTTGATTAGCTTAggaagcttaagtgtgggagcaGCCACTTCCAGTTCTTCagagtcttcttcttcttcgtcttcaTATTCACTTGTTCGAAGAGTTTCTTTAACTAAACGGAGTCTTAGGAGTGGTAAGAGATGGCATTGTGTTTGTAAATATTCAGTTACTACTACAGATTTCATTGCTGAACAAGGTAATGCAGTATCCCTTGATTCTAGTAATAGTTCATTTAGAGCAAGCTGTACTGATGATGCTGACAATGAAATCCTACTTAAGCCTGCACCTAAGCCTGTGTTAAAGTCTCCTTCTAAAGGTGAATCCCTTTTGGGTATGAGCTCTGTTGATTTGAACCCTTCGAGGGATGTTGGGAGTTCTAATAAtagtgatgatgatgaagaacaaGAGATGAATAAGGTCATTGAGTCTCTTGGTGAGGTGTTGGAGAAAGCTGAAAAACTTGGAACTTCTAAACCCAATGGACTGGGTAATTCTAGTGATAATAGGAAAGACAgtagaaatgtaaataaaattacACCATCTAACCTGGCTATTAATTCGAGAATGGCAAAACCTGGGAGTCCAGCTGCTACTCAGAAAACTAAGACTTTGAAGAGTGTATGGCGGAAAGGAGACACTGTGGCAGCTGTGCAAAAAGTTGTGAAGGAAGCTCCTAAGATTAATAATAAACTAGTGAAAGAACCTATTTCAAGGGAAGAGACAAAGCCAGAACATCAGCCTAGTGTTCCTGTAAGACCGTTGCAGCCACCAATGAGACCTCAACCCAAGTTACAGATGAAGCCAAGTGTAGCTCCTCCCCCCACGATAAAGAAACCTGTTATCTTGAAGGATGTGGGAGCGACTCAAAAGCCACCAGTTACTGATGCAGCTGATTTGAGTGCTAAAAAAAACAGTGGACCAATTCTAGTTGACAAGTTTGCTCGGAAAAAGCCAGTTGTTGATCCTCTAATTGCTCAGTCAGTTTTGACACCCACAAGACCAGGAAAGGGCCCTGCCCCTGGAAGGTTCAGAGACAGGAAGAAAGTTTCAACAGGACAGCGAAGACGAATTGTTGATGATGAAATTCCTGATGATGAGACATCAGAGCTGAATGTCTCTATTCCGGGTGCAGCTAGGAAAGGGAGAAAATGGAGTAAAGCTAGTCGGAAGGCTGCTAGACTTCAGGCTGCCAAAGAGGCAGCCCCAGTCAAAGTAGAAATTTTGGAGGTTGCAGAAGATGGAATGTCAATTGAGGAGTTGGCCTACAACTTGGCCATCAATGAAGGTGAAATTCTTGGATCTCTGTACTCAAAGGGGATTAGGCCTGATGGAGTACAGACTTTGGATAAGGACATAGTAAAGATGATATGCAAGGAGTATGATGTTGAGGTCATAGAAGCTGATCCTGTTAGATTGGAACAAATGGCAAGGAAAAGGGAAATTCTAGACGAAGAGGATCTGGAAAAACTGGAAGAGAGGCCTCCTGTCCTTACTATAATGGGGCATGTAGATCATGGCAAG ACAACCTTACTGGATTACATTCGTAAAAGCAAG GTTGCTGCCTCAGAAGCTGGTGGGATTACTCAAGGAATTGGTGCATATAAAGTTCTGGTACCTGTTGATGGCAAGATGCGACCTTGTGTTTTCCTTGATACTCCTGGGCATGAG GCATTTGGAGCTATGAGAGCTCGTGGGGCCAGGGTAACAGATATTGCTATTATTGTGGTGGCAGCTGATGATGGAATTCGTCCTCAAACTAGTGAGGCCATAGCTCATGCCAAAGCAGCTGGAGTTCCCATTGTTATTGCTATAAATAAG ATTGATAAAGATGGAGCTAATCCAGAAAGAGTCATGCAAGACCTTTCTTCTCTTGGTCTCATGCCTGAAGATTGGGGTGGTGACATCCCAATGGTTAAG ATCAGTGCTCTCAAGGGGCAAAATGTTGACGATTTGTTAGAAACTATTATGCTTGTTGCCGAG TTACAAGAGTTGAAGGCTAATCCACATAGAAATGCGAAGGGTACAGTTATTGAGGCAGGTCTGCACAAATCTAAAGGATCTGTTGCTACATTTATTGTACAAAAGGGAACACTTAAAAGAGGGGATGTAGTGGTTTGTGGAGAAGCATTTGGAAAG GTGCGAGCTTTATTTGATGATGGGGGAAATCGGGTTGATGAGGCTGGCCCATCCACTCCCGTTCAG GTTATTGGATTGAGTAACGTACCAATCGCTGGTGATGAATTTGAGGTTGTTTCCTCCCTAGATATTGCGCGTGAAAAGGCAGAAGCACGTGCTATATCATTGCGGGATGAACGTATATCAGCAAAAGCTGGTGATGGAAAGGTCACACTTTCTTCCTTGGGATCGGCCATGTCATCAGGAAAGCTGTCTGGACTTGACTTGCACCAGTTGAATATAATTATGAAAGTTGACGTACAG GGATCTATTGAAGCTGTCAGACAAGCTTTACATGTGCTCCCTCAAGCTAATGTGACCTTGAAGTTTCTCTTGCAAGCAACTGGGGATGTGAGTGCAAGTGATGTTGATCTTGCCATAGCTAGTGAAGCTATCATTTTAGGATTTAATGTCAAAGCACCAGGTTCTGTCAAGAGTTATGCAGACAATAAAGGTGTTGAGATTCGGCTATACAGAGTCATCTATGAACTCATTGATGATGTGCGAAAAGCAATGGAAGGACTTCTGGAGCCTATTGAG GAACAAGAAACAATTGGCTTAGCAGAAGTTCGTGCTGTATTTAGCAGTGGCAGTGGTCGTGTTGCGGGATGCATGGTAACAGATGGGAAAATAGAGAAAGGCTGTGGGATTAAGGTTGTTCGAAAACGGAAGATAGTCCACACTGGTGTTCTTGATTCCTTGAGACGAGTTAAGGAAATTGTCAAAGAG GTAAATGTTGGACTAGAATGTGGTATAGGGTTGGAAGACTATGACAATTGGGAGGAAGGAGATACTATTGAGGCATTCAGAACAGTGGAGAAGAAGCGAACCCTAGAAGAGGCATCAGCTTCAATGACAGCTGCCCTGGAAGAAGCAGGGATTAACGTGTAA